Within Bacillota bacterium, the genomic segment CGAAGCGAGCCAACGCCGGTCGGGTGTCGATGCGGGCCCTTGCCAGGGAGCTTGGCGTCGCCCCTTCCACGGTGTCCAGGGCTCTGCTCGGCAAAAACGGGGTTAGCCTGGCGACACGCCAACGCATCGTGGCGCGCGCCCGGGCCATGGGGTTCGACGTCCCGTCCTCAGGCGGATCGCTTGCGGCGGAGCAGGCCCTCACCTTCGTGTTCGACGGCCGCGAGGGTGCCTACCTGAGCGACGTGGCGCAAAACCCGTTCTATATGGAGATCGTCGCCGGCGTGGAGGAGGAGGCCCGTAAGGTCGGGTTGGGCCTGCGGGTGGCCTTCGTCAACTCGGACGAGGAAATCCGCCGGCTCGAGCAGTCTGAAGCCACCGAGGGGTACCTGTGGCTGGGATATGGCAGCTCTCCACACTTCCTCGACTCCCTCAAGGCGCTCAAGCGGCCAACCGTCGTGGTCGACCACTATCTCCCCGATCTCGCGTGCGATGCCGTCCTGAGCGACAACCTCGTTGGAGCACGTACCGTGGCGGCGTATGTCGCTTCCCTCGGCCACCGGCGAGTCGCGATCCTCAAGCAGCACCTGGGATCGGCCGCTGCCTGGGAGCGTGTGGTGGGGTTCCAGTCGGCCCTCTCGGAGGCCGGGGTGCCCCCGACAGACCAGGTCGTAATCGAAGCTGCTCCCACGTTCGACGGCGGCCACGCCGCTTTCGGCGACGTCATGGCGCACGGCGTCACTGCCGTGCTGTGCAGCAACGACATGATGGCGATGGGTGTGATCCGGGCGGCGGCCGAACGCGGCGTGGCGATCCCGCAAGAGCTCTCCGTGACCGGGTTCGACGACATCAGCTCGGCCGCGCACGTCACCCCCCCGCTCACCACGGTTCACGTCCGCAAGCGCAAGATCGGCCGCGAGGCGGTTCGCCGCCTGCTCAACCAGCTGGGTACCTCGCGAGCGAGCACGCCTGTGCGGATCATTGTGCCCACGCGGCTGGTTCTTCGAGGGTCGACGGCGCCCCCGTCCGGGGGCTTTCCGGGTGGGGGGTGAGTGTCTGCAGCCGTCGGTGGCGCGGGATCCTGGTGCAGCTTACGGAGACTCTTCCGTTCACGCCTTTTCGGCCTTCCTGCTCCAGCAGACCGGCGGTTCCATCCGGCCTGATTCTGGACAATGCATCCTGCCACAAGGCCCGGAAGCTGAAACTCCATCTAGTGGCGAAAAGGGGGGTGATGGATGGAAGACGGCGCCGTTCAGCTGCTCGGTTACATGCGTGAAACCAGGCCGAAACGGAAGGAGAGGAAGGGCATGAGAGCAGTCAGGATCTGGTCGGTCGTCGTTCTCTCGTGTCTCCTCGTAGTCTCGGGGGGTGCCGGGGTCGTCGCCAAGGAGAACGTAGTCCAGCTACCCTTCTTCGACAACATACCCAGCTTCATCCCGTACTACTGGCAGTCCCAGCACATCCTGGCCCAGGGGACGATCTTCGAGGGGCTGTTCGGGTACGCTCCCGATCCGAAGGGTCTGGGTGGGGTAAAGGTCGTGCCGGTCATCGCTGAGAGGTGGACCTCTTCTGAGGACGGGAAGACCTGGACCATCACCCTGCGCAAGGACAAGAAGTGGTCCAACGGCGATCCTGTCACCGCACACGACTTCGAATGGACTTACAAGTACGTCGCGGGGCCGGAGCTCCCTGACGTGCCGATGTGGGCCAGTCCCCTGCAGTTCGTCAAGAACGCCTGGGCGGTCAAGGCCGGCGCCGTTTCCCCGGACGAACTCGGCGTCAAGGCCCTCGACGACTACACCCTCCAGTTCACCCTCTGGACGCCGCGTTACGACTTCAACTCCTGGTTGGCGGTAGGCGGCGCGATGCCCCTGCATCGCAAGACGGTGGAGAAGTACGGCAGCGACTGGTGGAGACCCGAGCACTTCGTGGGCAATGGCCCCTACGTGCCGATCTCCTGGGTTGAGCGCAAGGAAACCGTCCTGGTCAAGAACAACAACTACGTGGGCGAGCGCGGCAACGTCGACCGGATCGTCCTGAAGAACTTCGCCGCAGGCGTCAGCCTCATCCAGGCCTACCAAGCGGGCGAGCTCGACCTCGCCTGGATCGGCAACGTGGCCGAGTTCAAGTTCGTCAAGTCCAACCCTGAGCTGGCCAAGGCCTTCCACGAAACGGTCATGGACCTCTTCTGGCAAGGATACCAGATCTCCCGCGGCGTCAACGACGTGATGGACAACAAGAAGCTCCGTGAGGCCTTCGCCCTGGCCATCGACCGCGAGACCTTGGCCAGGACCGTCCTGGGCGGGCGAGCGGTAGCTTCCGGTAAGTACTGGACGGACGACGATCCCATCGGTGAGCAGCTCAAGGCCATCCCCTTCGATCCGGCCAGGGCCAAGGAGCTCCTGGCCGAGGCAGGGTATCCTGGCGGCAAGGGCCTGCCCACGCTCAAGTTCTACATCACCGGCAACATGCCGGAAGTGGAGTTCGTCGTGGACCAGTGGAAGAAGAACCTCGGCGTCAACGTCTTGGTGGAGAACATTGAAAGCGGTCTCTACTGGAACCAGTACGTCTGGGCCAACTGGACCCCCGAGGCGGCCCCTGGCTTCACCAGGATAGGAGCGCCGATGAACTCGTTCGAGGCGGGCGCGCTCCTCAAGAACGCCTGTCACACCCTGTGGTTCTACGACTATCCTACCGCCGTGCGGAAGAACTCCCAGGAGATCTGGCAGCTCCGCGAGGACTACCTCACCATGAAGGGCGGCCTGACCGCGGCCGACTGGGAACCGCTCTTCGCCAAGAAAGCCCAGCTGGTAGCGGCGAAGGAGGAGATCGTGGCCAGGGAGCCGAGCAAGCACTGGATCGCCGAGATGATGCAGAAGCCCACCTTCGACGAGCAGTTCGACGAGGTCTACGAGAAGTGGAAGAAGGCCACGACCGACAAGGACAAGATCGAGTACTGGCGCCAGGCCAACCGGATCCTCCTCGGTGAGGAACAGTTCCAGGTGGAGTACACCGGGATGAACGAGACCAACCGGCAGGCGCGCCGCCTCCGTTACGAGATGCTCAACTTGCCGTTCGAGAAGGCCGTGGAGATGGCCCCCAGGGTCCTCCAGATCATCCAGGATCAGTACTACATGGTCCCGCTTTACATGGACAAGGCCCAGTACGTGCTGCGGCCGAACATCGAAGGGCTCATGATCTACAAGTTCTCTTGGGGCCCGGCCGTCTTCAACTTCAAGTACATGAACGTGAAGTAAGCTGGAAAGGGTGGAGGGTGCCCGCGCGGTGCCCTCCGCCCCCGTCCTTACACTGAACACTGACCGGGCCTTGGAGCTTCGGGCCCGCCACGGGTCAGGCGCCTCTGCTGCCTTTGGTGCCAACGAGGGGGGTGCATCCATGGCCCTTTTGAAGTACATCGGCAAGCGGCTCGTGACGATCGCCTTCTCCATCGTCGTTCTCACGGTGATCACGTACTGCCTGATGTATGCCGCCCCGGGCAACTTCTTCGACATCCAGCGTTATCAGACGGCGGCCGGCGGTACGAACCTCAGCAAGGAGCAGGTGGAGGTCCTGCGGCGTGGTTTCGAGAAGAAATACGGGCTGGACCAGCCGCTCTGGAAGCAGATCCTGGTCTACCTCGGGGATGCGGTCAGGTTCAAGTTCGGTCCCTCGTTCTCCAATCCCGGCATGACCATTGAGGAACAGATCCGCCAGAAGTTCCCCGTCACCCTGACCCTGGGGCTGCTCGGGATGGCCCTGGCCATCCTGGTCGGGATCCCGCTCGGTATCCTCGCCGCGCTCAGGCGCAACACGTGGCTTGACTACACGGCCACCTTCCTGGCCATGATCGGCCAGGTCATCCCGGCCTACGTCATCGCCGTGCTCCTCATCATCCTCTTCGCCGTGACCTTGGGCTGGCTGCCCACTTCGGGGTGGGGCTCCTTGCGACAGATGATCCTGCCGGTGGTGGCGGTGGCCCTGGGCCCCATGGCGGTGATCGCCAGGTTCATGCGGGTGAGCCTGCTCGACACGCTCAACCAGGACTACATCAGGACCGCCTACGCCAAAGGGGGGACCGAACGCGCGGTCATCCTGACACACGCCCTGCGGAACTCGCTCATTCCCATCGTGACCGTGATCGGGCCGACCCTCGCCGGAATCCTGGCCGGCTCCGCCGTCTGGATCGAGCAGGTCTTCCGCGTCCCCGGCATCGGTCAACTCTTCGTTACCGCCGCCGGTTTCCGGGATTACCCGCTCCTGGTCACCTCCACTTTCATCCTGGCCC encodes:
- a CDS encoding LacI family DNA-binding transcriptional regulator, yielding MPEPAKRANAGRVSMRALARELGVAPSTVSRALLGKNGVSLATRQRIVARARAMGFDVPSSGGSLAAEQALTFVFDGREGAYLSDVAQNPFYMEIVAGVEEEARKVGLGLRVAFVNSDEEIRRLEQSEATEGYLWLGYGSSPHFLDSLKALKRPTVVVDHYLPDLACDAVLSDNLVGARTVAAYVASLGHRRVAILKQHLGSAAAWERVVGFQSALSEAGVPPTDQVVIEAAPTFDGGHAAFGDVMAHGVTAVLCSNDMMAMGVIRAAAERGVAIPQELSVTGFDDISSAAHVTPPLTTVHVRKRKIGREAVRRLLNQLGTSRASTPVRIIVPTRLVLRGSTAPPSGGFPGGG
- a CDS encoding ABC transporter permease: MALLKYIGKRLVTIAFSIVVLTVITYCLMYAAPGNFFDIQRYQTAAGGTNLSKEQVEVLRRGFEKKYGLDQPLWKQILVYLGDAVRFKFGPSFSNPGMTIEEQIRQKFPVTLTLGLLGMALAILVGIPLGILAALRRNTWLDYTATFLAMIGQVIPAYVIAVLLIILFAVTLGWLPTSGWGSLRQMILPVVAVALGPMAVIARFMRVSLLDTLNQDYIRTAYAKGGTERAVILTHALRNSLIPIVTVIGPTLAGILAGSAVWIEQVFRVPGIGQLFVTAAGFRDYPLLVTSTFILALSVMVMNLLVDIAYALLDPRIKLE
- a CDS encoding peptide ABC transporter substrate-binding protein, with the translated sequence MRAVRIWSVVVLSCLLVVSGGAGVVAKENVVQLPFFDNIPSFIPYYWQSQHILAQGTIFEGLFGYAPDPKGLGGVKVVPVIAERWTSSEDGKTWTITLRKDKKWSNGDPVTAHDFEWTYKYVAGPELPDVPMWASPLQFVKNAWAVKAGAVSPDELGVKALDDYTLQFTLWTPRYDFNSWLAVGGAMPLHRKTVEKYGSDWWRPEHFVGNGPYVPISWVERKETVLVKNNNYVGERGNVDRIVLKNFAAGVSLIQAYQAGELDLAWIGNVAEFKFVKSNPELAKAFHETVMDLFWQGYQISRGVNDVMDNKKLREAFALAIDRETLARTVLGGRAVASGKYWTDDDPIGEQLKAIPFDPARAKELLAEAGYPGGKGLPTLKFYITGNMPEVEFVVDQWKKNLGVNVLVENIESGLYWNQYVWANWTPEAAPGFTRIGAPMNSFEAGALLKNACHTLWFYDYPTAVRKNSQEIWQLREDYLTMKGGLTAADWEPLFAKKAQLVAAKEEIVAREPSKHWIAEMMQKPTFDEQFDEVYEKWKKATTDKDKIEYWRQANRILLGEEQFQVEYTGMNETNRQARRLRYEMLNLPFEKAVEMAPRVLQIIQDQYYMVPLYMDKAQYVLRPNIEGLMIYKFSWGPAVFNFKYMNVK